A region of the Pseudarthrobacter oxydans genome:
GCATCCAGCCACGCAGGGCGTGGCCAGCGTGGTCGGTCTGCTGGTGTTGGCGGAAACCCACGCGAGGTCGCTTGCGGGCGACGAGCCAGTCAGCTGGTTCTCCTCCCAGGGCGTGGCCCGGCACGGGTTGGTGCCCAGGTTTATGTTCACGAAAGAGGTGTCATGACAACCTCCGCGAATGAACCCGAGCTGGATAGCAGCCCACTATGGGACTCGGATACCGGCAGGCTGCGGGCTGACTCGAGGCGCGCTTTGGTGCAGCTGTTGAGGGGACCATTCCTGTCGGCGGCCCGGCATGGTCATCTGTGGGCTGCCCTGTTGAACGATGAAACAGAAATCAGGTCGCGACTGGCCGACTCGTACCTGGAGCTGGTAATCGATGCCGAAAGCCAACTGGCGTTCGCCAAAAACGTCAGCGCACCGGATTCAGACGCGCCTAAAGTCATGCGAAGCCATCCGCTGACATTCATGGACACGGCCATGCTCCTCCATCTGAGGCAACAGCTGCTGCACAGCAACGGCAGCGAGCGGGTGATCGTCGGCAAAGACGAAGTTGCCGACCAAATGCAGGTATATAGGGGAGCGGATGACTCGGATCCAGCTGGTTTCGCCAAGCGAATCAACGGCTCGTGGACCAAAATGATCAGCCACGGCATTCTTGCCTCCACCACCACCGAAGACCGTTTTGAAATTTCCCCCGTTCTAAGACTGATCTTCGGTGCTGACGAGATCGCCGCGGTGCAGGCCGAGTACCGGCGACTCGCCGGTCGCTGACAATGCTGGCAAATACTGAGCACGCGCGCGACGCGTGGATGGAAGGAGGGGCACCATGACTGCTGAGGCGCTCCCGGGCCTTGAGTTCGACGACGATGCAACGGCTGTTCGTGCATCCGGTTTACCGCCAGCCGAATCAACTCACGCCGGCCAGTGGCGGCTGGACAGCCTGGAACTTGTCAACTGGGGTACGTTCCAGGGCCACCACAAGGTGGACCTTTCCCGCCAGGGCTTCCTGATCACGGGGCACTCCGGCTCCGGAAAATCATCAATGCTGGACGGGATCGCCGCTGTGCTTACTCCCAGAAAGTGGCTCAGATTCAATGCTGCCGCCCAGGATGCGTCGAGCCGCGGGGAAGATCGATCAATAGTTAGCTATATCCGTGGTGCCTGGCGGCGCCAGGCGGATGAGGTCACGGGGGAGGTAGCCAGCGACCACTTACGTCCTGGTGCCACTTGGAGCGGTATCCTCCTCCGTTACAAGAACGGATTGTCCCAGGAGCCTGTCGTGTTGGTGAAGCTCTACCACCTCAAGCGCGGTAGCAACTCCCCGGCCGAGGTCAGCGAACTGCACGTGGTGCTGCAGGAGGAAGCCTTACTGACCGACTTCCAGGAGTTCGCCCGCAACGGCCTGGAGACCCGGAAAATCAAGTCCAGTTGGCCAAAAGCCGCCGTGGTGACTGACCAGCATTCAGCCTTCTCCCGCAGGTTCCGCGGCCTACTGGGAATCTCCAGCGACAACGCTCTGCTTCTGCTTCACAAGACTCAGTCAGCGAAGAGCCTGGGCAACCTGGACGAACTGTTCCGTAATTTCATGCTGGATGAACCGGCCACCTTCAAACTCGCCAAAACCGCGGTCGACCAGTTCTCCGAGTTGGCTGAGGCCCATCGTTTGGTAGTTGAAGCGCGTCAACAGGTGGAACGCCTCGAACCCCTCGTTGCTCACTGCACGGAATACGAGGAGGGCAGAAAAACTATCGCCCGAGCCGCAGGGCTACGCCAAGCCTTGGAGCCCTTCAAAGACGAATGGAAGCTCAGGCTCGCCCGGCAGGAAACGGATGCCGCAGAGCTGAAGCTGAAAATCGCGGTGGGTGAGCTCGCAGCCGCCACGGCCGCAATCGAAGAAGCCGATAAGGCGCACGCGCTTGCCCGGGCGCAGGTGGATAGCAGCGGCGGCCAGGCTCTGGCCCAGCAGCGCGAGTGGCTAAATCTGGCCGAAGCCAAAGAGCAGGACGTACGGGACCGGCAGACCGAGTTAGCCCGGGATCTTGCTGCTGTTGGTATAGAGTTTCCCGCCACCCTTGAGGAGTTCGAGGAGTTGCGGTCCACGGCGCGGCGCGAGCGTGAGCAACTGGAAACGGCTCGAGCGGAGGGCAGCGACCTGCTGATGGGCCTGCAGGACAAACGTGCAGACCTGAACCGCCGGCGGGAGACGTTGACCGCTGATATCCGCACGCTCAGCAAGCAGTCCTCCAACATGGACAGCCGCTACCTGACCGCACGGCAAAAGATTTCATCCGCAACAGGATTGCCGGTTTCTGCACTTCCCTTCGTAGCGGAGCTGCTAGAGGTCAAAGTCGAGTATGCGGACTGGACTGGTGCCCTCGAGCGTGTTCTGCGTCCGTTGGCCACCATCATGTTGGTGCCGGCTGCGCATGAATCCGCCGTGTCGGAAGCCATGGATAGACACGACTTGGGAACTCGGCTCGTTGTTGAAGCTATCGGGCGGATGGAAGCACCGCGGACGGCACGGTCGGAGCGATCCCTGATCCACCGCGTGCATGTCCAGAAGGGCGCCATGGCTGAGTGGGTCCACAGTCAGCTGTCCCGGCTGTATGACTATGAATGCGTCGACGAACCTTCCGAGCTGAAACCCTTAGAGCGGGGAGTTACCAAGGCCGGGCAGGTGAAGCGATCGAGGACGCGGTACGAGAAAGATGACCGCCGGCGAATAGATGACCGCGAATTCTGGATCCTAGGCTTCGACAACCAGGCCAAGGTGGATCATCTCCTGGGCTTGCTGAACGCAGCCAACACGGACCTGGTCGCCGTCACGGCCAGGATCTCTAATGCCGAGCGCATGCGTGAAGCGGCAAGGCGGCGGGTTGACGCGCTCGAGGTTCTGTCCCGTCGCACTTGGGTGGACTTGGATGTTGCCGCCGCGGAGGACGCCCGGACGCATCAGCAGCAACGTCTTGACGCCCTGCGCGCTGCGAGCAGTGACCTCCGTCTGGCCGAGAAAGCTGAGAAAGATGCGGCTGCAGCCCTAGAGGCGGCAAAGGAGCGTGAGACAGCAAAACGGACCGCCGTTGCCGGTCATCAGAGCCATGTCGATGGACTTTCAGCACTCATCAACGAGCTCAAAGCGGAGAAACGCAGGCCCGTCAGCGGCGCTGACGCCGCTGCGCTGGAAGATCGCTTCCACTCAATCCGTCGCAGCATCACGCACTCGGTGATTGACGACGTCGCGCTCAAAGTCAGCGGCCAGCTCAGCACGGAGGAGAACTCGGCCCGAGGGGAAGCCCAGGCTGCGGAGCGACACATCGTGTCCATCCAGAACGCCTTTCTTACGTCATGGGCCGTCGCGGCCGGGGACCTGACTGCAGACATCGGAGACCGCAGCGGTTACCTTGCCATTCTGACTAAGCTTCGCGCGGACCGGCTGCCCGATTTCGAGGAGAAGTTCTTTGAGCTGCTCCAGAACCAGGCGCAGCGGAACATAGGCCAGCTGCATAACGAGATCCGGCGGGCGCCGGCCCAGATCCGGGAGAGAATCGACCCCGTCAACCGGTCCTTGCAGCGCTCCCCCTTTGACCAGGGCCGTTTCCTAAAAATTATGGTCAAGGACAATGCCTCCTCGGCCAAGGCGCAGTTTATGCAGGACCTTCAGACTATTTCCGCCGGTTCCTGGGCTGACGAGGACCGAACGGTGGCTGAGCGGAGGTTCGATGTCATGAACCGGGTGATGAAGCGGCTGTCCTCCAGCGAAGCTGGGGACCTGAGCTGGCAGAGACTATGCCTCGACACCCGTCTACATGTGCGCTTCACCGGAATCGAGCTCGACGAATCCGGAACCACGGTGAACATCCACGATTCCAGTGCGGGCCTTTCCGGCGGCCAGCGGCAGAAACTGGTGATCTTCTGCCTCGCCGCGGCCCTCCGTTATCAGCTAGCCGAGGACGAGGACGACACTCCGCGCTTCGGAACCGTGATACTGGATGAGGCCTTTGACAAGGCGGACAGTGCCTTCACCAAGATGGCCATGAACGTGTTTCTCGAGTTCGGCTTCCACATGATCCTGGCCACACCGCTGAAACTCCTCCAGACCCTGGAAGACTATGTGGGCGGCATTGCCCTCGTCGTGTGCCGGGACTTCAAGGAATCCCGCGTCGGCGTCGTCTCCATTAACGACGGCGAGTTGCTGACGGCTATAGATGAGGATCAGAGCTGATGGCCCGCGATGTGGCTTCAACTGAGTCCTCGAACAAATGGGTCTCCGTTGACGCGGCACGTTCGGCTGCGGCAGCCAAGTACGAGCGGAACTTTGGTGACTGGGCCGTCGGCGCCGCCAATGCCATTGTTGACGTGCCCTTGCATCCTCCCACGGAGGCGGCGGCTCTTGCTGACCAGGCCAAGGCGATTGCCTGGGTGAAATCCTGGCGCGAGGCCGGCATTAGCCGTGCCGGCCGCAGTGATTTTGTGGTGTGGGTGGAGCGCCGATGGGCAAGCCTGGGCACGCAGCAGGTTCCCGAACGACTGCGGCTTGAGGGTGCTCCGGCGGTTGCTGCATTTGCCCGCAAGGGCCAGCACTGGGCCAGGATCCGGCAGCGGGCCCAGGCACTCGTATCTTCTTTCGGTGTCGGCGAGGTACTGGCGGACTGTGTACGTCGGAATGCCGGGGCGGTCTCCGAGTTGGCCGAACAGGATTTCGATCGGTTGCTGCTGGTGCTGCAATGGCTTGAAAGGAATCCGGATTCCGGGCTGTATATCCGCCAGCTGCCTGTGCGTGGAGTGGATACAAAATGGGTATCCAAGCACCGTCGGCTGGTGGAACGACTTTTTTCGGCCATCACCGGCCGTGAATCATTTGGCCTCGCCAAGCCGCCCGTGCTGGTGCGAGTCAGATTTCTTGACCCGGCTTTGAGTCCGGACGGCCTGGTGGATGTCTCGGTCCCCGTGGCGGAACTTGCCGCAATGGAACTGTCGCCGCAGACGGTCTTTGTATTTGAGAATTTGGAGTCGGTGGTCGCCATGCCTCCGGTACCGGGTGCTGTAGTGATCCACGGCTCCGGCTACGCTGTGGACAGGCTGGGCCGGATCCCGTGGGTGCGCGAAGGCAGGGTTGTTTATTGGGGAGACCTTGATTCGCACGGCTTCGGAATTCTCAATCGTGTCAGGGCAACTTGCGGCGACGTTTCCACCGCGCTGATGGATCTCGCGACACTGGCTGATTTCGAGGATCTGTGGGTGAATGAACCCTCTCCCAATCCCGGTTCCTTGAACCACCTTCTGCCCGCTGACCTTGCCGTTCTCGATGAGCTACGGATGCAGGGCAACATACGGCTTGAGCAGGAAAGAATTAGTTGGGGTTACGCCCTGCAGAAGTTGCTGAAAGTGGCACGTCTCTAGGCTCCGGAGCTGACTCCAGCGCTGGAGGCAAACTCCGTGCGGAGCAGGGCTTCAGCCTTGCTCCTTGGAGGCACTGGCATCGTTGGATGGTGAATCCCTGAGCATGGAAACCGAAGGGAAAGTGCCGTTATCGGCGCCGGCGGCTCATGTTCAGTCGGCATAGATCGGTTTCTTGGTTCGAACGAACGCGAGAATTCAGAGCTGCCGCGTGCTTGCTTGGGGCGCCACTGCCATTCAGAGTTTACTTGGAAAATGCCAGATAGGGCTGTGGATAATGTCCACACTTTTCGTCTCGGACTGCCTTGTAAAGCATTCGAACTGCCCCGGATTCCGTATGTTCTCGCGGCTTCCCATTGTTTGCAAGGTCGGGAATGCAGTTCGAGTCCCACCTCGGGCACAGTGTTTTCGCAGGTCAGAGGCTATTTACCCTATTGAGGGTGTACAAAAACTTGCCATATTGGCAGTTTCAGGCGTATACGCAGCCCGACTCTATGTGATGGCAACGTGGCTATGGCCCTATCCAGGTCCGCTTCATAGCCCTGCAGGAACAATCTTATTTCCAGGTCCGTAAGATGCGTACGCTAGGTGAAAGGACGTCCTGGCGATTTAGTCACCTCCAGCTACACGGTCGGCAACGCAGGGTCGTCGCACGAACTCACGCCGCCTTTGGGGGACAGCGAACAGCGTTCCGCCTGGAAGGCCGATAATGAAGATTCCATCAAGTTATGGCGACGTGGAGATATGGCATGATGTCGGCGCAAGCAGGGGAGTGGCTCAGGCGATGACCTTGTGACAGCCCTGCGTTCACTCATTGAAAGCTCCATGGCTCACAGGGCCGAAGCGGAAGATACCGCCCAAGCGGACATGCCGCCCCGCGGGCATTCTCAAATGATTCTTCGATACCCTCTACGCGGGCGTCTTTCATGAGTCAACGCGGACTCTTGATTCCCCCGACACAAGGGATCATAGTGCTGACTACGGGGTCCGACTGAACTCGTCCACAGTAAATGTTTGGGCGCTTTCGATGGATGTTCTAGGAGGCGCATGATGTCGGGTTGGAACGCCGACAACGGTGCAGGTCCGGCAGGCGCCGGAGCTGTCACAGTCCTTGATGGCTCCTCGTTTTGTTTGACATCGTCCAATGGTGACATGCACCCGGGCAGTCCCCACGGCGCGTTTTTCCACGATACCCGGTACATAGCTGAATGGAACGTCAGCGTTGATGACGCTCCGGTCGAAGCTCTCGCGGCGACCGCATTGGAACCCTTTCGGGCCCTGTTCATCGGCAGGGTAGGCGGCCACGCCGGCAGCGCTGACGTGCCGTCGCTGATTGAACGGGAAAGGATTATTGGGGCCGGCCTGACCGAAACCATCACCATTGAGAATCATCTGGCCGTGCCGAACACGTTCAAGCTTGCCCTGACCGTAAGAGCGGACTTCGCCGATCTCTTCGAGGTCAAGGATGGGACGCCAGCCAGTCCGGGGAAGCAGCAGGTTCTCATTGAGGGCGATAGCCTTATTCTCGAATGTGTCGGGGCCGGTCGGCGCTATGGGCTGGTCATCCGTGCACCAGGGGCGGCCGTCGAGGCGCATCGGCTTGTCTTCACTCCAACAATTCCTGCACACGGAAAATGGACTCAAAGGTTTACAGCCACGCCCTATCTTGACGGGCAGGAAGTGATTTCGACTGCCTCATACGGCACGACTGAGGTTTCCGCCATGGCCCGGAAACGCCTCTCCTCCTGGCGGATGTCAATGCCCATACCCAATCTCGGCGACACGTCCGTCCAAACTACAATCCTTCGAAGCCAGGAAGATCTCGGTTCACTCCGGATCTTTGACCCAAACCATCCCGACCGCATCGTGGCCGCGGCCGGAGCTCCGTGGTTCATGGCCCTGTTCGGACGGGACAGCCTGCTCTCATCCCTCATGTCCCTCCTACTCGACCCCTCCCTGGCACTTGGCACCCTTCAGACACTGGCCGACCACCAAGGCAAGGAAGTGAACCCCGCCACGGAAGAGGAGCCCGGCCGAATACTCCACGAGGTGCGTCTGGGTAACACCACGGAGTCCGTCCTCGGTGGCAGCAGTATCTACTACGGAACCGCTGATGCAACCCCGCTGTTCGTAGGGATCCTCAGCGAACTGGGACGGTGGGGTCTGGAACCGGAAGCTGTTCACGCGTTGCTGCCGGCCGCGGACCGTGCTCTGGCCTGGATTGAGAATTACGGAGACCGTGACGGAGACGGCTTTGTCGAATACCAGCGTCAGACTGAACACGGGCTGATAAACCAGGGCTGGAAGGATTCGTGGGACGGCATCAATTTCGCTGATGGTTCCCTCGCCCGAGGGCCCATTGCGCTGTGCGAGGTACAGGCCTACACCTATGGCGCCTATGTGGGGCGCGCCCTCATGGCACTCGACGAAGGCGACACCGAAACCGCTGATCTCTGCAGCGCCAAGGCCGTCCGCCTGAAGGAGGCGTTCAATGAGCGGTTCTGGCTGCCGGACCGGGGATACTTTGCCATCGCCTTGGACGGTGACAAGGAACCTGTAGATGCACTTGCCTCCAACATGGGTCATTGCCTGTGGATGGGAATCGTTGACACAGACAAGGCAAAACAGGTAGCCGAACGGCTGATGTCCCCGGACATGTTTTCCGGCTGGGGCATCCGCACTCTGGCAAGTAACATGGGCGCCTACAATCCGCTGAGTTATCACAACGGCTCTGTCTGGCCGCATGACAGCACTCTCGCAGCGCATGGGCTGATGCGATACGGCTTTATCGAAGAGGCCCAGCGAATCGCCTACGGACTCTTCGAAGCAGCCGAACACTTTGGCGGCAGACTTCCGGAACTGTTCTGCGGACTGGACAGGACGCGATTCCCAAGCCCGGTACCGTATCCCGCAGCCTGTTCACCCCAGGCGTGGGCCGCGGCGGCACCGATCCACCTGATCCGTATGCTGATGCGGTTCGACCCGGTCCTTCCCTGGCATGAGCTGTGGCTGGCACCGGAACTGCCACAGGGCTTTGGCCAGTTCAGGGTTGATAACGTGCCGCTGGCAGGCCACAGGCTGGCCATTGATATCACCCAGGACACCATCAGGGTCGATGGCCTTCCGGACTCCATAAAACTGCGGCTCGAAGCCCGGCCTGCTCTTCGCGAAATCCTGAACCTGACCCGGATGAAGTGACTGCACATGAGCAATTAGCGCCGCTGCCTGGCCTGGGAAGGATACCTGCGAGGACCGGTGGCCTCCGATCGGATGATTCAGTTGCAACATACGCGGACGATGCGGAGGGCTACGTCCGGAGCGTTTCTGAAATGAGGGGAACATACAACCGGAACAAGGCACAGCTACCACCGTGCTGAGCTGTTCTGATCCCCGGAGTTTGCGGCAAGGCGACCGGTGCTGGCGGGGAGCAGTTCTGTTTTGGCCGCCCCTGGTTCTCTGAAGCTACTGCGGCTGCTTTCCACCAGCCCTGCTGGACTCGTATTCTCAACGGGTGCTCGCTCGACACGTGCCCAAGCCATGCATTGCCAAGTTTCACTGATGTCACTGCTCCGAAGGAACGAGCAGGACGGTGTAGAGTCCCAGTCCGGCAAGGACGACGACGCTGGCCGCGACGGCGGCGGCTGAAACCAGATCGGGAGTAATGGCTTCCTGGTTGATGCCGCTGATTGCGCGATGGAAGCGTCGCTTGCGGGAACTGTGGATGGCGAGTGCTGTGATGAGTGTTGCCGCGACAAGGGTGCCGGCAAACCAGCCGTGGTGCGGCATCCAGCGAAGGAAAACGGCGGCCGCAACCACCATGGACAGGGTGGTGCGCCCCCATGCCAGGTCCGTGCGTTCCGGCTGCAGCCCTGGGTCACCATGGGTTGGTGTTTGACGCATCGAGGTCACGGGTCAGAGGGGGCGCGCGAGGAAGAAGACCATCATCGTCGCGGCGACGAGGGCACCGCCGATCGCCAGGATCGGGGCGGTCCAGGGCAGCGGGAGCGGCTCCTGTCGGCGCATGGAGCGTTCAACGTTGAGCCAGCGGAAGAACGACCCGCCGCCAATCAGGAGTGCGAGCACGAGGAGTAAAACGGCGACCGATTGACGCAGTCCGTCGTTGAAAAGGTCGGCCGTGAAGGCTTCGATAGCTACACCTCCGGCAAGCAATGCCAACGACGTTCGGATCCAGGCCAGAAACGTGCGTTCATTTGCGAGCGTGAACCTGGGGTCAGGTTCGGTGCCGCCGCGCAGGACTCGTTCCGAGAAGCCGGATCGTCCGCCGTCGGCCTTTAGGTCCTCCATGATTGTCCTTCCGGGTCCGTCGTGTGTTATGCAGTGGGCGTTGATGCGGAGGCCTCAGTGCCGGTGACCGGTTCATGTTTCCGAGGCGTGCGGTCACCGCCCGGTCTCCAAATCCATGCCGGCGACAGGAGGGCAGGTAAGCGGAAGAGGGGCTGTTGGCCTCTCTTCGGCTTACCTGCCCTCGGACTTATGCCCGGGTGCCCGCTTCCAAGGAGCCAGGCTCCGCGACGACAGGGGTGGCGGAACCAGTGGGCAGTGAAGCGGCCGCGGGGACGGCAGTTGTATCAAGGCCGAGCCGGCGGCGGTCGCGCTGTTGGTTGACGAAGATTAGGGCAAGGACGCCGGATGTCAGCAAGAGGCCGCCAGCCAGGGCGAAAGCTGCACGGTAGCCTTCAGCGGGGGTGGCCGCGCCGCCGATCAGAAAACCCGACACTGCCGGTGCGAACACACCGCCGGTGGTGAGGACTGCATTGGCGATTGAAAGGTTGGCGCCGCGCTGGCCGATGGTGGTTAGCTCTGCGACCACGAGGTAGGTGATGGCGAAGAGTGCCGGGGCGGTGCCGAAGCCGAAGACCATGAGGACGATGGACAGCACGGGGGAGGCGGTCATGGTGGCTGCGACCAGGCAGGCTCCGGCGAAGGTTCCGGCGCCGCCGAGTACCCAGCCGCGTGCCTTCCTGGTCGGGATTCCCTTCAGGTGCAGGCGCTGGGTCAGCGCGCTCAACCCTACTGTGGCAATGGTTCCCCAGGCCGCGGGGAGGGCGATCATGGCGCCGGACTGCTGTCCGCTGAAGCCCAGGACATTCTGGAAGTAGGCCGGTCCCCAGGACATGGCCAGGGTAAACGTCCAGTAGCCGAAGAACGAGGCAAGGACCGCGAAGATCCAGCTGGGGGAAAGAATGGTACGCCAGTACCGGACCTTGGCCTCTGCCACGACAGGAGCTTCCTTCGGAGCGATACCGTCGATCTCCTGCTCGGCCTTCCGGCTTGTGTACGGGCCTTCCTTGCCGACAATGACCCAAAAAACAGACCAGATCAGCCCTACGATTGCCAGTACCGCGAACGCGGTCTGCCATCCGAATTGCCCGATGACCCAGGCCAGGACGGGGGCGAATGCCACAATGCCCAAGGTCACGCCGGATGATGCCAGGGCCGCCGGGGTGGCACCCTTCTTCTCGGGGAACCACTTGTAGATGCCATGCATCAGAACCGGTGCGAGCGGGCCCTCGCCGGCTCCAAGCAGCAGGCGACTTGCCCAGAGCGCAGGCAGCGACGCGAACAGAAGGATGGGGACCTGTGCCACAGACCACAGCAGGCACAGGACCAGCAGGATCCACTTGCTGGAGACCCTGTTGGCGATGGGAGCCGCCACGAGCTGGGCCACGCCGAAGGTCAGGAACATGGCGCTGCCCACCAGGCCGAACTGTTCGGGCGTGATGCCCAGCTCTTTCATCAGCGGCACGGCGGCAATGCCGAGCACCGCCTTGTCAGCCCAGCTGAGCATCATGAGGAAGAGGAGGCTGAAGGTCATGAACCAGCCGTAGCGGTTGCGCTTGGCCCGCGACCAGGTGCGGGGATCGCGCGACGTTGCGGAGCCCGGCGTTATGGTGAGGGGAGTTTCAAACACGGTATGCCCAATCGTTGAAGGGGAGATCTTGCCGTTGGAGCGGCATTTCCTTGACTCTAAGCTTGTGTGATCCGCCTTACAGTTCAGCTTTCCGTTGGGTGGAAAGCGGCTTTCCGGAACGCCGCGCGACTCCGTGAATGTTGGCATCACCTTTTCCCATGAACGCCAACAAGGCCATTCCCGCAGTGCTCAGAGCGCAGGTCAGCCACCACGTGGTGCCCCAGCCGCCGGTGCTGGTGGCGAGCAGAGCAAACAGCATGGGGCCCAAGAAGTTTCCCACGTTGAAGATCTGCTGCGTCAGGCCCAGTACGGCGGTGACAGAACCGTCTGCGGGGGCAATGCGGACAGAGTACCTGGTCACCGCGGCAGGGATGAGGCCGCCGACGGCGGAGAACACAGCGATGAACGCGAACTGGAAAAGGACGCCATTTCCGACGGTCTCCCAGCCCACGGCGAACGTCGCAACGGACGCTGCAGACATAGCCAGGAAGGTCCAGAACATGATTGTCCGCTCGGAGAGGCCGCGCTGGATTAGAGGTCCTGCGCTGAGTGCGCCGACCGCGTTGACCCCGCCCACAATAGCGCTGAGGATGCCAGGCAACGGGCCTTCCAATCCGGCTGACCGGTAAATTGACGGCAGGAAACCGAGCACAGCAATCCACTGCGCGGTATAGCAGGCGAATACCACCCCAGTGATCCATGGTTGGCGAGTGACCACTGTTCGCCCCACCTTGCGGAGCGCGGACTGCAGTCCGGGGACGGCAGGGGGCATATCCCTTGGTACCCGGCGCAGCAGCAGAGGCACCGGCAAAAGCGTGAGGACGGCCATTACCAGCCACCACTCGCGCCAGCCCGCGGCCTGCAGGAAGAGGGCCCCAGCGGACAGGCCTATCAGCGTTGCCACACCTTGAAATGCGCCCCAGCTTGCCAGCGCAACGTTCAACTGCTTGGGCGGAGTCACCTTGCGGATAAGTGCAGGGGCGACGACGACGGCCAGCAGGAATCCCACGCCTTCCACGGTCCGCGATGCCATCAACAGCTCGGTGGTGGGGGCAAGCGCTCCGAGCACAGAGGCGACACTGAGCAGGGCCAACCCGGTAAGCAGAAGCCTGCGCAGTCCTACCAGTTCACCACAAACGGCCGTTGCCAGCCCTCCGACGACGCTGGCAAGCTGGATGATGCCAAGCAGCAGGCCGGCCTGGATCAGCGTTGTACCTAGATCGGCTTGGATGCCGACCAAGGCGGCAGGGAGCTTCCAGATATGCATGGCAGCAGTGATGCCCGCCGCGAGGACGGCAAGCCAGGCGCTGCCCGCCGTCGTCCTTTTGTTATCTGGTGTCATTGCGGGCGGCGGCAGTCTCAAGAGTTGTCCTTGCGGCAGGTGACAGGGCGGGAGTCCTTGTTCGCCCTCCTCAGGCCGGCGCCAGCACCGGGGTGCCGATGGGAAATCGCTGGCCGCTGACTGCGACGTCCACGGGGCCGTCAAATGCTGAGGCGGCGCGGCTGCGCCACCATTGCGGCTCCGCGCGGCCCGCCAGGTGGGACAGGACAAGGCGGCCCACCCCTGCGGCGGACGCTATCCGGCCTGCCCCTTCCGGCGGGGTGTGTGCGATCTGCTGGTGGTTGAGGAATTCCGGCGAAAAGCCTTTGTCCGCATAGAAGCCAAGATTTACCGCTTCATGCACCAGGACGTCCGCGTCCTT
Encoded here:
- a CDS encoding DUF202 domain-containing protein; translation: MEDLKADGGRSGFSERVLRGGTEPDPRFTLANERTFLAWIRTSLALLAGGVAIEAFTADLFNDGLRQSVAVLLLVLALLIGGGSFFRWLNVERSMRRQEPLPLPWTAPILAIGGALVAATMMVFFLARPL
- a CDS encoding MFS transporter, translating into MTPDNKRTTAGSAWLAVLAAGITAAMHIWKLPAALVGIQADLGTTLIQAGLLLGIIQLASVVGGLATAVCGELVGLRRLLLTGLALLSVASVLGALAPTTELLMASRTVEGVGFLLAVVVAPALIRKVTPPKQLNVALASWGAFQGVATLIGLSAGALFLQAAGWREWWLVMAVLTLLPVPLLLRRVPRDMPPAVPGLQSALRKVGRTVVTRQPWITGVVFACYTAQWIAVLGFLPSIYRSAGLEGPLPGILSAIVGGVNAVGALSAGPLIQRGLSERTIMFWTFLAMSAASVATFAVGWETVGNGVLFQFAFIAVFSAVGGLIPAAVTRYSVRIAPADGSVTAVLGLTQQIFNVGNFLGPMLFALLATSTGGWGTTWWLTCALSTAGMALLAFMGKGDANIHGVARRSGKPLSTQRKAEL
- a CDS encoding MFS transporter, with product MFETPLTITPGSATSRDPRTWSRAKRNRYGWFMTFSLLFLMMLSWADKAVLGIAAVPLMKELGITPEQFGLVGSAMFLTFGVAQLVAAPIANRVSSKWILLVLCLLWSVAQVPILLFASLPALWASRLLLGAGEGPLAPVLMHGIYKWFPEKKGATPAALASSGVTLGIVAFAPVLAWVIGQFGWQTAFAVLAIVGLIWSVFWVIVGKEGPYTSRKAEQEIDGIAPKEAPVVAEAKVRYWRTILSPSWIFAVLASFFGYWTFTLAMSWGPAYFQNVLGFSGQQSGAMIALPAAWGTIATVGLSALTQRLHLKGIPTRKARGWVLGGAGTFAGACLVAATMTASPVLSIVLMVFGFGTAPALFAITYLVVAELTTIGQRGANLSIANAVLTTGGVFAPAVSGFLIGGAATPAEGYRAAFALAGGLLLTSGVLALIFVNQQRDRRRLGLDTTAVPAAASLPTGSATPVVAEPGSLEAGTRA